TCCTGAAAATCTTGAAAGTGCCTTGCACCAACTAGAGCTGCACCGATCAGAGATAACCGGTGATGGCTTCCCTTTCGGGCTTACGCTTTTCACGCGTGCAGCCTTGCTCAGACAGCACGGAGCATTACCTGAGAATGGATTGATGATCCATACACTCTTCGATGAGATACGCAAGAACATCGAGACCAATCCAAAATATCTTTCAGGCCTAATCGATAAGTACTTTGTTAACAACACCCACCGCGTGACATTGACAATGGCCCCGGACCATTCCCTTGCAGCGGATGAAAGTAAAAAAGAAGAAGAATATCTGAACAAGGTACAGGCTAATCTCAATGAGAAAGATAAAATCTTCTTAAGGGAAGAAGCTGCGAAACTGCAAGTCTTTCAAGAAAATTTGGAAGAGCAGGATGAGGATACATTGCCTATCGTCTCCATCCATGATATTCCAAAAAAGACTAAGGATATCCATCTAGATATTCTAGCTGACCGTAACTTACAAGTTTTTTTCCATGAAGGGTTTACAAACCAGATAGCCTATATTGACTATGCTGTCCCCCTCACTCATTTAGACGAGCAAGACTTGCCTTACATGAGGCTGTTGGTTTCTTTATTTGGACAGATGGGCTGCGGCGATCGCTCCTTTATGGATGTCCTTTCCTTTATGCATGCACATACAGGCGGTGCCGGTGCTTCTACGCCCCTTTATTATCATACGAGCAATCTAGACTCCCCTACATTACAATTTTGCGTCCGAGGCAAAGCCCTGAACCGCAACGTAGGTAAACTGTGCGAACTTTTGTATGACATGGCCCAAGGTGTTGACTTCAAGGACAAGGTACGCTTGAAAGAGATCATTTTGAAGCAGTGGACCTCTTTGCAAAGCTCGCTTACACAGAGCAGTATGCGCTATGCCAGCAACCTGGCTGCAAGCGGGCTGCATCCGGCCGGCAAGATAAGCTACGAATGGTATGGATTGGGGTATTACCACTTCATTAAAAACATTGCAGAGGACATAGATAAGCATTTAGATCTTGTCATCAGCAAGCTGGAGGAACTGCAAACCCACTTGCTGCACGGTAACTATGCCGATTTGACTGTCGCTTGCGATGACACAACTTTTAAAGAGCTGCAAGCCAACGACTACTTTGGGCTGAATTCTATGCCTAAAAGACCTTTTTATCCTTGGTTAAATAATGTAAAACCAACCAAGATCCCTTCCCAGGGCAGGGTCGTTGCCTCACCCGTCGCTTTCACATCTGTGGCATTGCCCAGCATTCCTTACGCACATCCGGACGCTCCTGCTTTACGCCTTGCAGCATATATCATGGACAACGTCCACTTGCACACCGCAATACGGGAGCAAGGGGGCGCTTACGGCGGAGGAGCCAACTGCAACACGATGGCAGGTATTTTTTCATTTTATGGATATCGCGATCCTAATATCCAAAACACCTTAAATGCATTTCAAACAGCCATCCATACCATTGCTGCCGGGGATTTCACTGATGACGATATCTTTGAAGCAAAACTGGAAATCATTCAGGGAATGGACTCCCCTATCGCTCCTGGCAGCCGTTCCGATGTAGCCTATACTTGGTGGAGAGAATCTAAAACCTATGCTATGCGGCAGAAGGTACGTGAAATCACGCTAGGCCTAAATAGAGAACAGATCGCCCTAGCAGTACAGCAGCATATAGTTCCAGGTTTTGATGTGGCAACAACTGTTGTGTTTGCAAATAATGAGCTGCTTGAAAGTGAAAATGCCCTTTTAAAGGCGCAAGGAAAAGCTGAATTGAAAATTTTGCCGGTTTAGGACATGCATAAAATTCATTTTTACAAACAAGGTCTATAGGGCAGAATGAAGTATTCCATTCCTTTATTACCCCTTTCAATCGAGATTGAGACTAGGAGTGTCTTAAAAAAACTAACTAAGGCGCATCAAGCTCTTGCGGAATTGAAAGGCGTAAGTGGAATTTTTCCTAACCAAAGTATTTTAATTAACACTCTTTCGCTGCAAGAGGCTAAGGATAGTTCTGCTATTGAAAATATCATCACTACACATGATGAGTTATTTCAAAGCGACATCATAAAAAAAGATTTCACTAGCTATGCCGCTAAAGAAGTTTATAGCTACGCTTCTGCATTAAAAAACGGCTATGAAAAGGTAAAGAAAACGGGATTGCTCATTAATAACAATATTTTGGAGATTCATGAGACATTAGAAGCTAGCAGTATTGGATTTCGTAAAACGCCAGGTACCGTTCTAAAAAATGATCTGACGGATGAAATTGTTTATACTCCTCCTCAAGAGGAAAATGAAATCCGTTTATTCATGGATAACTTAGAAAAGTTTATTAATGATGATTCTCTCAGTGATGTAGATCCTTTGATCAAAATGGCAATCATTCATCATCAGTTTGAAAGTATCCACCCCTTTTACGATGGGAATGGAAGGACAGGACGTATCATCAATATACTTTATCTTGTAAAGCAAAACCTTTTGGATTTCCCCATCCTTTATCTTTCTCGTTATATTAATAAAAGTAAGAACGAATATTATCGTTTACTACAGGCCGTTCGTGAAACCCAGGCATGGGAAGAGTGGGTTTTGTATATTCTTAGTGGTGTTGAGCAAACTTCTAACCAAACTGTAATACTCATTCAAAATATGCGTAAGCTCATGCTTCAATATAAGAATACATTACGTGAAAAATTACCAAAAATTTATAGTCAGGATTTATTAAACAACCTTTTCAGACATCCCTATACTAAAGTTGATTTTGTTACATCGGAATTAGGCATTCATCGGAATACTGCTCTAAAATATCTTGATGAGATAGTTAATATTGGTTTACTTACTAAGCATAAGATTAAAAACGAAAATTTTTATCTTAATACAGCTCTTTTCGACTTATTAGCGAATTCTTCCATTTAATACCTGCACAAGAAATGCGTTTTTTTGTGCACAGGTCGATTATTTTTCCAACCAAATCGATCTTATTCTTTTTGGTTTTCGTTATTGACAGGTTCTCCTAATTTAGGGATATAGGTATATTCCTAACCGTTAGCGCAGGAGATAAAACTTGAAACGCTTTACATATTTTTTCCTATTAATTTTAAATTTATTATTTATACCTATGCATAGTGCCGACAGACTTAGTTATTTAGCACCGGGATATGAGGCGTACCGTACGACCGTATTCCCGATGTATGAGAAAGAATTCATGAGATTAGCCCAGGAAGGGCAAACGCCAAAATCCTTATTTATCGGCTGCAGCGACTCCCGCCTTATTCCTGAACTCATCACCAATTCAAGTGCGGGGCAATTATTCGTTGTTCGTACTGCGGGAAATTTCGTACCGGTAGCCGGATCCCAACAATGCCTTAATGGCGTAGGAGCATCCATCCAATACGCAGTGGAAGTCCTAGGCGTAAAAGAGATTATTATTTGCGGCCATTCGAAATGTGGAGCAATTGAAGCTCTATTTGCCGATCAGGTAACGCTGTCCCAGAAAATGCCTATGGTAGCTGACTGGATAAGCTTGGGATTAAATGCGAAAATAGCCGCTGTAAAACAGGCCAAACCCAATGCTACCACAGCGGAGTTGGTTAGAATCTGCGAACATTTATCTATTGTGGAGCAGCTTAATCACTTAATGACCTATGATTTTATCAAATCAAAAGTT
This sequence is a window from Parachlamydiales bacterium. Protein-coding genes within it:
- a CDS encoding insulinase family protein; this encodes MDLLAVGQKYKGFIVTRSVPIPELQVTLLEIEHTASGAQIMHIIADDDENAFSLSFQTRPSSSNGVAHILEHTVLCGSEKYPVRDPFFSMTRRSLNTYMNALTGNDFTCYPAASQVEKDFYNLLDIYIDAVFHPKLHEYSFKQEGHRLELNDEDKLEVKGIVYNEMKGSMASANARLAEKINELLYPDVTYGKNSGGTPPEILNLTHEELRAFHDTYYHPSRCLFYFYGNIPTEKHLDFIGEALLDKVTKVDPLPPVPKQPRFTKPVRAVDYFPAEARDTPENNSIITVAWLTCDVLHQEDLLALCLIDSCMMDTDASPLKRALLDSKLCKQVFMTIDPDNAEVPIAVSFRGCDAKNAEALEKLLLDQITLISKEGIDPENLESALHQLELHRSEITGDGFPFGLTLFTRAALLRQHGALPENGLMIHTLFDEIRKNIETNPKYLSGLIDKYFVNNTHRVTLTMAPDHSLAADESKKEEEYLNKVQANLNEKDKIFLREEAAKLQVFQENLEEQDEDTLPIVSIHDIPKKTKDIHLDILADRNLQVFFHEGFTNQIAYIDYAVPLTHLDEQDLPYMRLLVSLFGQMGCGDRSFMDVLSFMHAHTGGAGASTPLYYHTSNLDSPTLQFCVRGKALNRNVGKLCELLYDMAQGVDFKDKVRLKEIILKQWTSLQSSLTQSSMRYASNLAASGLHPAGKISYEWYGLGYYHFIKNIAEDIDKHLDLVISKLEELQTHLLHGNYADLTVACDDTTFKELQANDYFGLNSMPKRPFYPWLNNVKPTKIPSQGRVVASPVAFTSVALPSIPYAHPDAPALRLAAYIMDNVHLHTAIREQGGAYGGGANCNTMAGIFSFYGYRDPNIQNTLNAFQTAIHTIAAGDFTDDDIFEAKLEIIQGMDSPIAPGSRSDVAYTWWRESKTYAMRQKVREITLGLNREQIALAVQQHIVPGFDVATTVVFANNELLESENALLKAQGKAELKILPV
- a CDS encoding Fic family protein, translated to MKYSIPLLPLSIEIETRSVLKKLTKAHQALAELKGVSGIFPNQSILINTLSLQEAKDSSAIENIITTHDELFQSDIIKKDFTSYAAKEVYSYASALKNGYEKVKKTGLLINNNILEIHETLEASSIGFRKTPGTVLKNDLTDEIVYTPPQEENEIRLFMDNLEKFINDDSLSDVDPLIKMAIIHHQFESIHPFYDGNGRTGRIINILYLVKQNLLDFPILYLSRYINKSKNEYYRLLQAVRETQAWEEWVLYILSGVEQTSNQTVILIQNMRKLMLQYKNTLREKLPKIYSQDLLNNLFRHPYTKVDFVTSELGIHRNTALKYLDEIVNIGLLTKHKIKNENFYLNTALFDLLANSSI
- a CDS encoding carbonic anhydrase; translation: MKRFTYFFLLILNLLFIPMHSADRLSYLAPGYEAYRTTVFPMYEKEFMRLAQEGQTPKSLFIGCSDSRLIPELITNSSAGQLFVVRTAGNFVPVAGSQQCLNGVGASIQYAVEVLGVKEIIICGHSKCGAIEALFADQVTLSQKMPMVADWISLGLNAKIAAVKQAKPNATTAELVRICEHLSIVEQLNHLMTYDFIKSKVDAEEIHLHGWYFDIANGSIEYFDPNQKGFVELKKNG